In a single window of the Centroberyx gerrardi isolate f3 chromosome 17, fCenGer3.hap1.cur.20231027, whole genome shotgun sequence genome:
- the arg2 gene encoding arginase-2, mitochondrial yields MALRGPLFRLLRTQLNHTCQQSRAQSVAVLGAPFSKGQKRRGVEHGPKVIRDAGLIERLSNLDYPVHDFGDLSFHHLEQDEPFMQVRFPRTVGSANKMLAGAVSRAVGAGHTLVTLGGDHSLAIGSVGGHAQQCPDLCLIWVDAHADVNTPMTSPSGNLHGQSVAFLLKELQDKMPDVPGFSWLKPFLASRDLVYIGLRDVDPGEHYILKNLGIQYFTMRDIDRLGIQRVMEVTLDHLLARKQRPIHLSFDIDAFDPSLAPATGTPVNGGLTYREGIYITEEIHNTGLLSAMDLVEVNPVLGASREAVEATAALAVDVIASSLGQTREGAHVPVHEIPSAKEDTEQLRL; encoded by the exons TCTTCTCAGGACTCAACTCAACCACACCTGCCAACAAAGCAGAGCTCAATCCGTGGCTGTTCTGGGCGCCCCGTTTTCCAAAGGACAG AAAAGGAGAGGCGTGGAGCACGGTCCCAAAGTCATCAGAGATGCGGGGCTGATCGAGCGGCTTTCAAATTTAG ACTACCCCGTCCACGACTTCGGCGACCTCAGCTTCCACCACCTTGAGCAGGATGAACCCTTCATGCAAGTGCGCTTCCCTCGCACCGTCGGTTCAGCCAATAAGATGCTGGCAGGCGCTGTGAGCCGCGCTGTCGGCGCTGGACACACCCTCGTCACGCTGGGAGGCGATCACAG CCTGGCGATCGGCTCAGTGGGAGGCCACGCCCAGCAGTGTCCTGACCTGTGTCTCATCTGGGTGGATGCTCATGCAGATGTGAATACGCCCATGACTTCGCCCTCAGGGAACCTGCACGGTCAGTCCGTGGCGTTCCTGCTCAAAGAGCTGCAAGACAAG ATGCCAGATGTCCCAGGATTCTCCTGGCTGAAGCCATTCCTCGCCTCCAGGGATCTGGTGTACATCGGCCTGCGGGACGTCGACCCTGGCGAGCA CTACATCCTGAAGAACCTGGGAATCCAGTACTTCACCATGAGGGACATTGACAGACTTGGCATCCAAAGGGTCATGGAAGTTACTCTTGACCATCTTCTGGCAAG AAAACAGCGACCAATCCACTTGAGCTTTGACATCGATGCGTTCGACCCGTCTCTGGCTCCCGCCACAGGAACACCGGTGAACGGAGGTTTGACCTACAGGGAGGGAATCTACATCACAGAGGAAATCCATAACACAG GCCTGCTGTCAGCTATGGACCTGGTGGAGGTGAACCCGGTCCTGGGGGCCAGCAGAGAGGCCGTGGAGGCCACCGCCGCTCTAGCGGTCGACGTCATCGCATCGTCTCTGGGACAGACGAGAGAAGGAGCGCACGTCCCCGTCCACGAGATTCCCTCTGCGAAGGAGGACACAGAGCAGCTCCGCCTCTAA
- the vti1b gene encoding vesicle transport through interaction with t-SNAREs homolog 1B: MSSEEFEKLHEIYKSLYDEIRLMPERALKCNGEEKKRLIRVFDERQGEAEEVLQGMDQELRTAPSAYRGAMATKLRLYRRDLGKLQRDMKTSDPGFGSSPRPVEGGHHGIYSSQNQHSTHLQSQRALLLQGTESLNNATQSIERSQRIAAETDQIGTDVIEELGEQREQLDRTRNRLVNTGENLSRSRKILRAMSRRLMTNKLLLAVIILMELAILGAVVYLKFFRKK, translated from the exons atgtcatcagAAGAATTTGAGAAGTTGCACGAAATATACAAGTCACTGTATGACGAGATCAGGCTAATGCCAGAACGGGCTCTGAAATGCAACGGAG aagagaagaagaggctgATCAGAGTCTTCGATGAAAGGCAGGGGGAGGCTGAGGAAGTG CTACAAGGCATGGATCAAGAGTTGCGCACTGCTCCCTCCGCCTACCGAGGTGCCATGGCCACAAAGCTGCGCCTGTACCGCCGGGACCTGGGCAAGCTGCAGAGGGACATGAAAACCTCCGACCCAGGCTTCGGCTCCTCTCCCCGGCCAGTGGAAGGAGGCCATCATGGCATCTACTCATCACAGAATCAACACAGT ACACACTTGCAGTCCCAGAGGGCCTTGCTGCTGCAGGGCACCGAGTCTCTGAACAACGCCACGCAGAGCATCGAGCGGAGCCAACGCATCGCCGCCGAGACGGACCAGATCGGCACAGACGTCATCGAGGAGCTGGGAGAGCAGCGGGAGCAGCTGGACCGCACCAGAAACAGA TTGGTCAATACTGGAGAGAACCTCAGTCGAAGTCGTAAAATCCTCCGGGCCATGTCACGCAG GCTGATGACGAACAAGTTGCTGCTGGCTGTCATCATCTTAATGGAGTTGGCCATACTGGGTGCTGTGGTCTACCTCAAGTTCTTTCGAAAAAAATGA
- the rdh12 gene encoding retinol dehydrogenase 12, protein MVLLLIVAGLGVVSLLVILFAPHIRKYAAGAVCKSVARLDGKTVLITGANTGIGKETALDLAIRGARVIMACRDVDKGEEAAASICAVYPKAQVEVRELDLADTCSIRAFAQKFLREVNHLHILINNAGVMMCPYMKTIDGFEIQIGVNHLGHFLLTSLLIGLLKRSAPARVVVVSSLAHNFGWIRFHDLQSQGSYNSGLAYCQSKLANVLFARELARRLKGSSVTVNSVHPGTVNSELTRHSTLMTIFFTVFSMFLKTPREGAQTTIYCAVAEELHSISGKHFSDCAPAFVAPQGRSEETARRLWDASCELLGIEWD, encoded by the exons ATGGTGCTTTTATTAATTGTCGCAGGCCTCGGAGTAGTGTcattattggtgattttatttGCACCCCATATAAG AAAGTATGCAGCCGGAGCAGTGTGTAAGTCTGTGGCTCGGCTGGATGGGAAGACAGTCCTCATCACTGGAGCCAACACGGGGATCGGGAAGGAAACGGCGTTGGATCTGGCGATAAGAG gcgCGCGGGTGATCATGGCGTGCCGAGACGTGGACAAGGGCGAGGAGGCAGCAGCCAGTATCTGTGCCGTCTACCCCAAAGCACAAGTGGAGGTTCGAGAGCTGGACCTGGCAGACACCTGCTCCATACGAGCCTTCGCACAGAAGTTTCTAAGAG aGGTCAACCATCTTCATATTCTTATCAACAACGCCGGGGTGATGATGTGTCCCTACATGAAAACCATCGATGGCTTTGAGATACAGATTGGAGTCAATCACTTGG GCCACTTCCTGCTGACGTCCCTCCTGATTGGTCTGCTGAAGCGCAGCGCGCCGGCCCGCGTCGTCGTCGTCTCCTCTCTGGCACACAACTTCGGCTGGATCCGTTTCCACGACCTGCAGAGCCAGGGCAGCTACAACAGCGGACTAGCATACTGCCAGAGCAAGCTGGCAAATGTGCTCTTTGCCAGGGAGCTGGCCCGCAGACtcaaag GTTCCAGTGTGACGGTGAACTCGGTCCACCCGGGGACGGTGAACTCGGAGCTGACCAGACACTCGACCCTCATGACGATATTTTTCACCGTCTTCTCCATGTTCCTGAAAACCCCGCGGGAGGGAGCACAGACAACCATCTACTGCGCCGTGGCCGAGGAGCTGCACTCCATCTCTGGGAAACACTTCAG CGACTGCGCCCCCGCCTTCGTCGCCCCACaggggaggagcgaggagacgGCGAGGAGGCTGTGGGACGCCAGCTGTGAGCTGCTTGGTATCGAGTGGGACTGA